The Chryseobacterium phocaeense genome includes the window TCCGTTAATGCAATATTGTTTCAAAAATAAAGATTATATTTGTTACTGCAACAATATGGCATTAATTATATTGAAATTTATTCAGAAAACATGAAACAGTCGAGAAATACAATAGCTAGAAAAGAGATCACAAGGCTCATCCACGAATCCGGGATAGCATTGTCTCATGCGGAGTTGCAGGTTCTATTGGATGGGCTCTGCGACCGTGTTACCACCTACAGGGTGCTGGAGAGATTAATGGATGAAGGGGTTATCCATAAAGTAGTGGATATAGACGGAACCCTTAAGTATGCCGAATGTCATACCTGTACCACAGAAATTCACCATCATGATCATCTGCATTTCAGCTGTGAGCAATGCAAGACGGTGACCTGTGTGGAGGATGTGGAACCTAAAATTAAATTACCGGTAAACTATAAGGTTCATAAGATTAACCTGACGGTTTCCGGAATCTGCCCTAACTGCCAGTAAAAAGGATTTTATACGAAATCTAAGTTTTTAACCATTAAGATCATTGAAGAAATTAAGAATATTAAGATGAGCTTTGCTTTATTAAAAATCTTTATGATTTTTCTTAACTTACCTTCACTTCTTCAATGATCTTAATGGTTTAATCCAAATAAGTGTTGCGATAAAATAGAGCTGATGCTATGAATTATACAGTCATTCCGATATCAATTCCTTTAATCTTCCTGTAAAGATCCGTTGCAAAATTATCCGTCATCCCTGAGACAAAATCTATAACCCCAAGGACTTTCTGATAGTCTGTTCCTTCTTCGTAGACAAACTGTCTCGGAAGCAGCTTCAGGGCTTTTTTGTCGTAAGATTTCCTTTCATCTTCAGGTTTAAGAATGGAGGGAATAAAATGATCCAGAAGCTCGTACATTACGTTGTAGCCTGCATTTTCAATTTCCACGACCGCTTTATGGTTGTAGATTTTTTCAATGGAGAAAGCTTCAATATCCTGAAGTGCACGGTTTTCGGATTTATAAATATCCAGCAGCCCGTTATCCAGATTACCCCGGAGAATATTTTCAAAATTATGCTTATAAATTTCTAAAGATTTATTGATCAAAGCATTGATCGCTTTTGCCCGCAGATAAGAGATTTTCTCATTTTCATTGGAAATAGAGGCCAGTTTATTTTTCACGCGGTCCGTATCGCCGCTTTCGGATCTGATCAGCTCAAAAAACAGGTTTTCACAATCTGACGTGGATACAATGCCCAGCCTGTGCGCATCTTCCATGTCTATAATATTATAACAGATATCATCCGCAGCCTCTACAAGCCATACGAACGGATGTCTCTTGAATATGTAAGGTTCTTCGTTTTCAAGGATAAGATTGGTCTCTCTTGCAATATCAAGGAAAATATCTTTTTCATTCTGGAAAAACCCGAATTTCTTTCTGTGGATAATTCCTTTTTTCTTCGCCACCGCTTCACACGGATATTTTGCAATACTGGCCAGCGTAGAAAAAGTAAGCTGGATTCCGCCGTCATCTTTTCCCTGCTGTTGCTGAGCCAGAACTCTTATGGCATTGGCATTTCCTTCAAAATTTACCAGATCTGCCCATTCTTTTTCATTGAATTTCAGCTTCAGGTCTTTTTCATTTCTTTCAAAATAACTCGCAATGGCATCTTCTCCTGAATGTCCGAAAGCCGGATTCCCCACATCATGGCATAAACAGGCTGCCGCAATAACGTTTCCTAAATTATGCAGATAGAAATTCTTAGAATCTTCCGTAAGGTCACTCTTATAAGCATCAAAGATGAATTCCCCGATGATACTTCCCAAACTCCGGCCTACTGATGAAACTTCCAGTGAGTGGGTCAGCCTGTTGTGGACAAAAACACTTCCCGGAAGCGGAAAAACCTGGGTTTTATTCTGAAGTCTTCTGAATGCAGAAGAGAAGATAATCCGGTCGAAATCTCTCTGAAAATCAGTTCTTGAAGCTTTGGTGTGCGGATTGTTTCCTGTACGCTGATTCGTGAAAATCTGGTTTAAATTCATCATTTTTCAAAATTACTCCAAATTTTATTTTTACGGAATAGTATTTGAACTTTTATTGAAAAGCAAAGCCATGCCTGAAGGACCGTCCATACTTTTAATGAAAGAAAGCCTGCTGCCGTTTGTCGGAAAAACAGTGACAGAAGCATTAGGTAATGCCCAATTCGACAAAGAGCCATTAATTGGCCAGACTTTACAGGAGATCCGTACTTTCGGAAAACAGACGTATCTGGTTTTTGACAGTATGGCTGTCCGGATTCATCTTTTAATGTTTGGCTCGTACGGTATTGATGAACAGACCAAGCCGGACAAACGCCTGCGTCTGTCACTCCATTTCAAATCCGGCAGCATGTATTTTTACACCTGCTCGGTAAAATCTGTGGATCTGGAGTTCCTTTCCACCATAGATTGGGAAGCTGATATTATGAGTGATGCATGGAATCCCGGAAAAGCGGAAAAGAAACTGAAAGCCAGACCGGAAATGATGGTCTGCGATGCCTTGATGGATCAGGATATTTTTTCGGGTGTGGGAAATATTATTAAGAATGAAGTCCTGTTCCGGATTGGGGTACAGCCTGAAAGTTTAATCGGGCATCTGCCTCCGAAAAAGCTCAAAGAACTGATAGCTGAAGCCAGAAATTACAGTTTTGATTTCCTGGAATGGAAACGGGAATTTGTCCTGAAGAAACATTGGCTGGCCCACACAAAAACCATATGTCCGAAATGCGGACAGAAACTCATTAAAAAACAGACAGGACGAGGAAAAAGAAGGAGTTTTTACTGCGAAAAAGATCAGAAGCTGTATTAAACGGACGAACTCAAAAGTAGAAATTTAGACCGGAGATTGGAAGATGGAAGTTTTTTCGTAGTCGATAACTCCCCTCTTCCATCCTCAAGCTTCCTGACCTCGGAGTGTCCATTTAAATTCATACTCATTATTCTTATTTACAAAATCTATTTTGACCAGTGTTTTTTCCATTCGGTGAAGCAGGTGGAAAGTCTTTATATTTGGTGTTTAAAACTAAAGTACATCCCTACCGGATGATGCTACCCAACCCAATTTAATTTTTCAGAAAATGACAGACCACAATTGGCTCGACAGATGGAACGACCGCTACAGCAGCCAGGAATTCGCTTACGGAACTGAACCCAACAACTACTTAAAAGAACAGCTTGAAAAACTGGAGCCGGGCTCTATTCTTTTTCCCGCAGAAGGAGAAGGACGAAACGCTGTTTTTGCAGCTACAAAAGGATGGAATGTATCTGCCTTTGACATCAGCAGCGAAGGAAAAAACAAAGCTTTACAGCTGGCTGAGCAGCATCAGGTCACCATAGATTATCAGGTAGGAGAATTGCAGACCCTTGATTTCCAGACAGAGCAGTTTGATGCAATTGCACTGATTTACGCTCATTTTCCGGCGGATATCAAATCTTCTATTCATCAGATGCTGGACCGGTATCTCCGCAAGGGAGGTTTTATTATTTTTGAAGCCTTCAGTAAAAGTCATCTGGAGTATGTGACCAAAAATGAAAAAGTAGGCGGACCAAAAGATATAGGTTCCTTGTTTTCAGTGGATGAGATCAAAGCTGATTTTCCGGATTATAAAGTGATACAGCTTGAAGAGATGGAAATACAGCTTAATGAAGGATTATTTCACAATGGTACCGGCTCTGTGATTCGCTTCACTGGACAAAAGCTGTAAGTTTAGTCCTGATTCAGAAACCCACCGGTATATTTTGTGAAAAAATCGGCTCTGTATACTTCCCCGATGGGAATTTCAGCTTCCTCAATATAGATATTATGATTGTCGGATGGCTTGCTGCTTAATGTCCTGCTTCCTCAAAAAGTACTGATCCGAAAGAATATTTCTTCCAATGGCAGGCTTTCCTTAGGGAGTGAAATGGACAATACTTCTTTTTATATCTACAGAAGCAGCAGAACGTATGAGTTCCGGCAACTGGAAATCAATTCGGGGGCTATTTATGAGCATAATTTTTGTCTTTACTTTGTTGGAAAAACGCAATGGCGCAAGGGTTTTAAATAAGTGAATGTTTTAAAGGCGCGAGAAAATCAAAGATTTTCAGCAAGGCTTATGATGATGAGTAAGAGATTTGCTTATTATTCTTCATGATCGTGCTGTACAATTGTATTCAAAAATAATCCTTGCGTCTTAAAAACATGAAGAAATAAAATTTAAAGGCTAAAATTCCTTAATTTTTTAATCCTTTAATCTTTTAATTTTAAATTTTTCAATCTTTCAATCTTTCAATCAAAATTCAATGCGTTCCCATCTTTGAAAACACATTAATAACCACCACCCCGATCACAATAAGCGCAATGCCTATTAATGCCGGAAGGTCCGGAACCTGCTTAAATGCCACTACCCCGATAAGTGTGATAAAAATAATCCCGACTCCCGACCATATGGCATACGTAATTCCCACAGGGATCTGCCGAAGGGTAAGGCTGAGACAATAAAACGCAGCAGCATAGCCCACAACTGTTATTACAGAAGGCAACAGCTTTGAAAATTCTTCGGATTTTTTCAGGAAAGTGGTGGCGATGATCTCAAAGATGATGGCTAAGGCCAGAAATATATAACTGCGTCCCATTTGGA containing:
- a CDS encoding class I SAM-dependent methyltransferase, with the translated sequence MTDHNWLDRWNDRYSSQEFAYGTEPNNYLKEQLEKLEPGSILFPAEGEGRNAVFAATKGWNVSAFDISSEGKNKALQLAEQHQVTIDYQVGELQTLDFQTEQFDAIALIYAHFPADIKSSIHQMLDRYLRKGGFIIFEAFSKSHLEYVTKNEKVGGPKDIGSLFSVDEIKADFPDYKVIQLEEMEIQLNEGLFHNGTGSVIRFTGQKL
- a CDS encoding deoxyguanosinetriphosphate triphosphohydrolase, translated to MNLNQIFTNQRTGNNPHTKASRTDFQRDFDRIIFSSAFRRLQNKTQVFPLPGSVFVHNRLTHSLEVSSVGRSLGSIIGEFIFDAYKSDLTEDSKNFYLHNLGNVIAAACLCHDVGNPAFGHSGEDAIASYFERNEKDLKLKFNEKEWADLVNFEGNANAIRVLAQQQQGKDDGGIQLTFSTLASIAKYPCEAVAKKKGIIHRKKFGFFQNEKDIFLDIARETNLILENEEPYIFKRHPFVWLVEAADDICYNIIDMEDAHRLGIVSTSDCENLFFELIRSESGDTDRVKNKLASISNENEKISYLRAKAINALINKSLEIYKHNFENILRGNLDNGLLDIYKSENRALQDIEAFSIEKIYNHKAVVEIENAGYNVMYELLDHFIPSILKPEDERKSYDKKALKLLPRQFVYEEGTDYQKVLGVIDFVSGMTDNFATDLYRKIKGIDIGMTV
- a CDS encoding DMT family transporter — translated: MGRSYIFLALAIIFEIIATTFLKKSEEFSKLLPSVITVVGYAAAFYCLSLTLRQIPVGITYAIWSGVGIIFITLIGVVAFKQVPDLPALIGIALIVIGVVVINVFSKMGTH
- a CDS encoding Fur family transcriptional regulator, coding for MKQSRNTIARKEITRLIHESGIALSHAELQVLLDGLCDRVTTYRVLERLMDEGVIHKVVDIDGTLKYAECHTCTTEIHHHDHLHFSCEQCKTVTCVEDVEPKIKLPVNYKVHKINLTVSGICPNCQ
- a CDS encoding DNA-formamidopyrimidine glycosylase family protein encodes the protein MPEGPSILLMKESLLPFVGKTVTEALGNAQFDKEPLIGQTLQEIRTFGKQTYLVFDSMAVRIHLLMFGSYGIDEQTKPDKRLRLSLHFKSGSMYFYTCSVKSVDLEFLSTIDWEADIMSDAWNPGKAEKKLKARPEMMVCDALMDQDIFSGVGNIIKNEVLFRIGVQPESLIGHLPPKKLKELIAEARNYSFDFLEWKREFVLKKHWLAHTKTICPKCGQKLIKKQTGRGKRRSFYCEKDQKLY